A part of Sulfurifustis variabilis genomic DNA contains:
- a CDS encoding tRNA (cytidine(34)-2'-O)-methyltransferase, which produces MLDVVLYEPEIPPNTGNVIRLCANTGSRLHLIRPLGFSLDDREVRRAGLDYRAIAEVRTHVSLDAFRACIEPPRILAFTTRASRIYTEVAYAPGDALLFGPETRGLPACVLEAVPADHRVRLPLRPGNRSLNLANVVAIAVYEAWRQLGFGGAEGPTGG; this is translated from the coding sequence ATGCTCGATGTCGTGCTGTACGAGCCGGAAATCCCGCCGAACACCGGCAACGTCATTCGTCTGTGCGCCAACACGGGTTCGCGCTTGCATCTCATTCGACCGCTGGGATTCAGCCTGGACGATCGCGAGGTCCGGCGGGCGGGACTCGATTACCGCGCCATCGCGGAGGTGCGTACGCACGTGAGCCTCGATGCGTTCCGGGCGTGTATCGAGCCGCCTCGTATACTGGCGTTCACAACGCGCGCCAGCAGAATATACACCGAGGTCGCCTACGCGCCCGGCGACGCGCTCCTCTTCGGACCCGAGACGCGCGGCCTGCCGGCGTGCGTGCTGGAAGCCGTGCCGGCCGATCATCGCGTGCGGCTGCCGCTGCGACCCGGCAACCGGAGCCTCAATCTGGCGAACGTCGTGGCGATCGCCGTGTACGAGGCCTGGCGCCAGCTGGGTTTCGGCGGCGCCGAGGGACCGACGGGCGGCTGA
- a CDS encoding O-antigen ligase family protein, translated as MGALGLAVFFHGPQIVLLAGAQMLIVLWLALSLLRRQEGLRAPADAITVTLTCFLAWLALSLSWSPVPALSMMTFWWVGALGLSYWACTVSPERERVWQWASGFAFLGAVALCGMALVQLIVYKQPPRASFINIHSFAAMLVLIALPATARWLAELRTGRRLPVAALGAGLFLLFFTIATTQGRGTTVSLFLGMGVLAVLTYRQVARTHLAGVAGLAIGAYLCADLLTRGAVGTRISTLADPAIAALPRMLIWKGSFQMALDHWWLGTGLGTYYLIWPRYRDPTDASLGFFAHNDYLHLWIEGGLAAPLVLLALYVAVLVGLIRFRKRAPDPLPSIESAGLFGGLLAIAAHSMLDFNLYVLPISILAGLVLARYRALIGMNPHAVHGAVSSGLFRRPAVFRLAVGVAALLSLAYLAALGTSDYFYGRGLALARSGDFAAAGESYAWAGRLNGRDDRVMLAHADLYRHVVARTPADAPERPVLYRAALSLLDEAQSANPLRATVHALRARLYHENPSLTGPSWRTAAMQEYQRALALDPRLFKTRHAYARLLLDAGDRSAGRRVLEDGIRHWYVPNPALVPLYETTARLRREAGDAKGAVEMEDRVRDLSARLARLAPVRPAAPDREPRMAATMP; from the coding sequence GTGGGGGCGCTCGGTCTCGCTGTTTTCTTTCACGGCCCGCAGATCGTGCTTCTCGCCGGCGCGCAGATGCTAATCGTGCTTTGGCTTGCGCTTTCGCTGTTGCGCCGGCAGGAAGGCCTTCGCGCGCCCGCGGATGCGATTACGGTCACACTCACGTGTTTCCTGGCATGGCTCGCGCTCTCGCTTTCCTGGAGCCCCGTGCCGGCCCTCTCCATGATGACCTTCTGGTGGGTGGGCGCCCTGGGTCTGTCTTACTGGGCCTGCACCGTTTCGCCGGAGCGGGAGCGCGTCTGGCAATGGGCATCCGGGTTCGCGTTCCTGGGCGCCGTCGCGCTTTGCGGGATGGCGCTCGTGCAGCTCATCGTTTACAAACAGCCGCCGCGCGCGAGCTTCATCAACATCCATTCGTTCGCGGCGATGCTCGTGTTGATCGCGCTTCCGGCCACGGCCCGCTGGCTCGCGGAATTGCGGACAGGCCGCCGTCTCCCTGTCGCTGCGCTCGGTGCCGGCCTCTTTCTGCTTTTCTTCACGATCGCAACGACCCAGGGGCGAGGAACCACCGTCAGTCTGTTTCTCGGTATGGGGGTACTCGCCGTCCTCACGTACCGCCAGGTCGCGCGGACGCATCTGGCGGGCGTCGCCGGGCTTGCGATCGGAGCTTACCTTTGCGCGGATCTGCTCACGCGCGGCGCCGTCGGCACCAGGATATCCACGCTGGCCGATCCGGCCATCGCGGCGCTCCCGCGAATGCTCATCTGGAAGGGCTCCTTCCAGATGGCGCTGGACCATTGGTGGTTGGGGACCGGTCTCGGCACCTACTATCTCATCTGGCCACGGTACCGCGATCCGACCGACGCCAGCCTCGGTTTTTTCGCCCACAACGACTACCTGCATCTCTGGATAGAAGGGGGCCTGGCCGCCCCGCTCGTGCTGCTTGCCCTGTACGTTGCCGTGCTCGTCGGCCTGATCCGTTTTCGCAAGCGCGCGCCGGACCCGCTGCCGTCAATCGAGTCGGCCGGACTCTTCGGAGGGCTGCTCGCGATCGCCGCGCACAGCATGCTCGATTTCAACCTGTATGTGTTGCCGATCTCGATACTGGCCGGTCTCGTTCTCGCCCGGTATCGGGCACTGATCGGGATGAACCCCCACGCGGTTCACGGCGCTGTCTCGTCCGGGTTGTTCCGCCGTCCCGCGGTATTCCGGCTGGCCGTCGGGGTCGCCGCGCTGCTTTCGCTCGCCTACCTGGCCGCTTTGGGTACCTCCGACTATTTCTACGGCCGCGGCCTCGCGCTCGCTCGCAGCGGCGATTTCGCGGCCGCCGGCGAATCCTACGCGTGGGCGGGACGGCTGAACGGACGCGACGACAGAGTCATGCTGGCCCACGCCGACCTCTATCGCCACGTCGTCGCCCGGACGCCCGCCGACGCTCCCGAGCGCCCCGTGCTGTACCGCGCGGCGTTGTCTCTGCTCGACGAGGCGCAATCCGCCAATCCCCTTCGCGCCACGGTTCATGCCCTCCGCGCGCGTCTCTACCATGAGAATCCGTCGCTGACCGGACCCTCCTGGCGGACGGCGGCGATGCAGGAGTATCAACGCGCGCTGGCGCTCGATCCGCGCCTCTTCAAGACGCGCCACGCGTACGCGCGCCTGTTGCTGGACGCAGGCGATCGCTCCGCCGGACGGCGAGTGCTGGAGGACGGTATTCGCCACTGGTACGTCCCGAATCCGGCACTGGTGCCGCTTTACGAGACGACGGCCCGACTCCGGCGCGAGGCCGGGGACGCGAAAGGCGCCGTCGAGATGGAGGACCGTGTCCGCGACTTGAGTGCCCGGCTCGCCCGGCTCGCTCCCGTCCGTCCCGCCGCCCCGGACAGGGAGCCGCGGATGGCGGCCACCATGCCGTAG
- a CDS encoding GspE/PulE family protein, translating to MAQAAAERPKRIRIGDLLIAHKVISQEQLDTALAEQKKSGRKLGRVLVENGFLTEEQLLAFLAEQLKIPYIDLRRFHYKPETARLIPETLARRFRAISLQDTREGVLVGLADPTDIFAYDELSRALRRPLRLAVVKEADLLQTIDRVYRRTEEISGLALELEQELSSFSVDLGELAASEGLTDAPVVKLLQSIFEDAVQVNASDIHIEPDERELRIRFRLDGVLRVQTTADRRIAGALVSRIKLMAGLDISEKRLPQDGRFNVRVHENKAVDVRISTMPVQHGESVVMRLLNQLTGILKLEHIGMPAPVLKRFRELIHTPTGMVLVTGPTGSGKTTTLYGALSELNRPEFKILTVEDPVEYRLPGISQVQVNPKIDLSFARVLRSMLRQDPDIILVGEMRDQETAEIGLRAAMTGHLVLSTLHTNDAVSTALRLIDMGVAPYMVAASLRGIVSQRLLRRICETCAEPHELDPATKTVLREEVGDGADRLTFRRGAGCSHCNGTGYQGRIGVFEFLEMDDTLARALHSGSPLDFVEAARRQPGYQNLRRSAIALAAQGHTTMAQVMRATFGLED from the coding sequence ATGGCGCAGGCCGCCGCCGAACGTCCGAAACGGATCCGTATCGGGGACCTGCTGATCGCCCACAAGGTGATCTCGCAGGAGCAACTCGACACTGCGCTCGCCGAACAGAAGAAAAGCGGGCGCAAGCTCGGTCGCGTGCTCGTCGAGAACGGCTTCCTCACCGAGGAACAGCTCCTCGCGTTTCTCGCCGAGCAGCTGAAGATCCCCTACATCGATCTCCGGCGCTTCCACTACAAGCCCGAGACGGCGCGCCTCATCCCCGAAACGCTCGCACGCCGGTTCCGGGCGATCTCGCTTCAGGACACGCGCGAGGGCGTGCTCGTCGGCCTCGCCGATCCGACCGACATCTTCGCCTACGACGAGCTGTCGCGTGCGCTGCGGCGCCCGCTGCGGCTCGCCGTCGTGAAGGAGGCCGACCTCCTTCAGACGATCGACCGGGTGTACCGACGGACCGAGGAGATCAGCGGCCTCGCGCTCGAGCTGGAACAGGAACTGTCGTCGTTCAGCGTGGATCTCGGGGAATTGGCGGCCTCGGAGGGGTTGACGGACGCGCCGGTCGTCAAGCTGCTGCAGAGCATTTTCGAGGACGCGGTGCAGGTGAACGCCTCGGACATTCACATCGAGCCCGACGAGCGGGAGCTGCGCATCCGCTTCAGGCTGGACGGAGTGCTGCGCGTGCAGACGACGGCCGATCGGCGCATCGCCGGCGCGCTGGTGTCCCGGATCAAGCTCATGGCCGGGCTCGACATATCGGAAAAGAGGCTGCCCCAGGACGGTCGCTTCAACGTCCGCGTGCACGAGAACAAGGCGGTGGATGTCCGTATCTCGACCATGCCCGTGCAGCACGGCGAGTCGGTGGTCATGCGCCTTTTGAACCAGCTCACGGGCATCCTGAAGCTCGAGCACATCGGGATGCCCGCGCCCGTGCTCAAGCGCTTCCGCGAGCTGATTCACACCCCGACGGGAATGGTGCTCGTGACCGGTCCGACCGGCAGTGGAAAGACCACCACGCTCTACGGCGCGCTCAGCGAGCTCAACCGCCCCGAGTTCAAGATTCTCACGGTCGAGGATCCGGTCGAATACCGGCTCCCGGGCATCAGCCAGGTGCAGGTGAACCCGAAGATCGACCTGAGCTTCGCCCGCGTGCTGCGATCCATGCTGCGACAGGACCCGGACATCATCCTCGTGGGCGAGATGCGAGATCAGGAAACGGCGGAGATCGGCCTGCGGGCGGCCATGACCGGTCACTTGGTGCTGTCGACGCTGCATACGAACGATGCCGTCTCCACCGCCCTGCGCCTGATCGACATGGGCGTCGCGCCCTACATGGTCGCGGCATCGCTGCGCGGCATCGTCTCGCAGCGGCTGCTGCGCCGGATATGCGAAACCTGCGCCGAGCCGCACGAGCTCGACCCGGCGACGAAGACGGTGCTGCGGGAAGAGGTCGGCGACGGCGCCGACCGGCTCACGTTTCGCCGCGGCGCCGGCTGCAGCCACTGCAACGGGACCGGCTACCAGGGGCGCATCGGGGTGTTCGAGTTCCTCGAGATGGACGACACGCTCGCCCGCGCGCTGCACTCCGGCAGCCCGCTCGACTTCGTGGAGGCGGCGCGCCGGCAGCCCGGCTACCAGAACCTGCGCCGCAGCGCGATCGCTCTCGCGGCACAGGGACACACGACGATGGCGCAGGTCATGCGCGCGACTTTCGGGCTCGAAGACTAG
- a CDS encoding type II secretion system F family protein — protein sequence MALFQYRGRNQRGEAVSGRIEAASTDAVADQLFNSGVIPIDILPTDISRDVVGGLRALTFRLTENRVGLDDLIFFCRQMHTLLKAGVPILQALRGLRETTRNPALARVIGRIGESLDAGFDLTTAIGRHPDVFPPLFGSMVQVGETTGGLPESFQQLGRYLEREKETRDRVRQAVRYPVIVLCAIAAALFIINIFVIPAFANVYAGFRAELPAITRMLVAISDVFARHWHWMLAGAAALAVALRVHLKTPEGRYRWDRIKLRLPIVGSIFRYAALARFSRSLSIALRAGVPLVQAFTVVSRSVGNDFIGQRVLQMRDGIERGETITRTAIATSMFPALVLQMLSVGEETGAVDGLLGEVADYYDREVDYALKGLSAALEPILLVAVGIMVLILALGVFLPMWDLAKAARG from the coding sequence ATGGCGCTCTTCCAGTACCGCGGGCGCAACCAGCGCGGCGAGGCCGTGAGCGGCCGGATCGAGGCGGCCAGCACCGACGCGGTCGCCGACCAGCTGTTCAACAGCGGCGTAATACCGATCGATATCCTGCCTACGGACATCAGCCGAGATGTCGTCGGCGGGCTTCGTGCCCTCACGTTCCGGCTGACCGAGAACCGCGTCGGGCTGGACGACCTCATCTTCTTCTGCCGGCAGATGCACACGCTGCTCAAGGCCGGGGTCCCGATCCTGCAAGCGCTGCGCGGCCTGCGCGAGACCACCCGGAACCCCGCGCTCGCACGCGTCATCGGCCGTATCGGCGAGAGCCTCGACGCCGGGTTCGACCTCACGACCGCCATCGGCCGCCACCCGGACGTCTTTCCGCCGCTGTTCGGGAGCATGGTCCAGGTCGGCGAAACGACGGGCGGTCTCCCCGAGAGCTTCCAGCAGCTGGGGCGCTACCTCGAACGGGAGAAGGAAACGCGCGATCGCGTCAGGCAGGCGGTCCGCTACCCGGTCATCGTCCTCTGCGCGATTGCCGCCGCGCTGTTCATCATCAACATCTTCGTTATCCCCGCGTTCGCCAACGTCTACGCCGGCTTTCGCGCCGAGCTTCCCGCGATCACGCGGATGCTGGTCGCGATATCCGATGTCTTTGCGCGTCATTGGCACTGGATGCTGGCCGGAGCCGCTGCTCTGGCCGTGGCGCTTCGCGTGCACCTGAAGACGCCGGAAGGGCGTTACCGGTGGGACAGGATCAAGCTACGGCTTCCCATCGTCGGGTCGATCTTTCGCTACGCCGCGCTCGCGCGGTTCTCGCGCTCCCTCTCGATCGCGCTGCGCGCCGGCGTCCCGCTGGTGCAGGCCTTCACGGTGGTCAGCCGGTCGGTCGGCAACGACTTCATCGGGCAGCGCGTCCTGCAGATGCGCGACGGCATCGAGCGCGGAGAGACGATCACGCGTACCGCGATCGCGACGTCCATGTTTCCGGCGCTCGTGCTCCAGATGTTGTCCGTGGGAGAGGAGACCGGTGCGGTCGACGGCCTGCTCGGCGAGGTCGCCGATTACTACGACCGCGAGGTCGACTACGCGCTCAAGGGCCTGAGCGCCGCGCTCGAGCCCATCCTGCTCGTGGCGGTGGGCATCATGGTGCTGATACTCGCCCTCGGTGTCTTCTTGCCGATGTGGGACCTGGCGAAGGCCGCCCGCGGCTGA
- a CDS encoding prepilin-type N-terminal cleavage/methylation domain-containing protein, translated as MHIYGWRESTAGSRGRTAGESRERGFSLLEMVIVVCAIALLALLAIDRLWAMRVDAERVAMEQVAGSLRSALGIKVANHLAKGDMSGLRALEGSNPMDRLSELPQNYLGALADPDPASVAAGSWYFDLASRTLVYRVRNEDYFSSSLGPPARARFAIRLVYEDRNRNGRFDQAVDGLEGVRFAALESYEWTN; from the coding sequence ATGCACATTTACGGGTGGCGAGAAAGCACGGCCGGCAGCCGGGGCAGGACCGCCGGTGAAAGCCGGGAGAGGGGTTTCTCGCTGCTCGAGATGGTGATCGTCGTATGCGCGATCGCGCTGCTCGCCCTCCTCGCCATCGACCGCTTATGGGCGATGCGCGTGGACGCCGAGCGCGTTGCAATGGAGCAGGTGGCGGGCAGCCTTCGAAGCGCGCTTGGCATAAAGGTTGCAAATCACCTTGCCAAGGGCGATATGAGCGGCCTCCGGGCCCTGGAGGGCAGCAATCCGATGGATCGGCTGTCCGAGTTGCCCCAGAACTATCTGGGCGCACTCGCGGATCCGGACCCCGCCAGCGTCGCCGCCGGCTCCTGGTACTTCGACCTCGCGTCGCGGACGCTCGTCTACCGGGTGCGCAACGAGGATTACTTTTCGAGCAGTCTCGGCCCTCCCGCGCGGGCGCGGTTCGCGATCAGGCTCGTGTACGAGGACAGGAATCGGAACGGCAGGTTCGACCAGGCAGTGGACGGCCTGGAGGGCGTGCGGTTCGCGGCACTGGAGTCGTACGAGTGGACGAATTGA
- a CDS encoding type II secretion system protein: MNTQQGGFTLIELVMVIVILAILAVTAVPRFVDLSTDAEQAAVAGVAGALGSASAINYGSRKANSANGVAVANCTDVANALQGGLHADYTITAGAIANDATASCTVTHTPSGETSTFVGHGIT, from the coding sequence ATGAACACGCAGCAGGGTGGTTTTACGTTGATCGAGCTGGTGATGGTGATCGTCATTCTGGCGATCCTCGCGGTCACCGCCGTTCCCCGGTTCGTCGATCTGAGCACGGACGCCGAGCAGGCGGCCGTCGCCGGTGTCGCCGGTGCGCTGGGTTCGGCCTCGGCCATCAATTACGGCTCGCGCAAGGCCAACAGCGCGAACGGCGTGGCCGTCGCCAACTGCACCGATGTGGCGAACGCCCTGCAGGGCGGTCTGCACGCCGACTACACGATCACCGCCGGCGCCATCGCCAACGACGCGACGGCGAGCTGCACGGTGACCCACACGCCGTCGGGCGAGACCTCGACGTTCGTCGGCCACGGCATCACCTAA
- a CDS encoding GspH/FimT family protein: MARARTHRSPPAGFTLVELVVILLIISIIAVYAAVTTPSNAEATLSQQAHLLARHLRHAQTLAMTWGRPLRLTAGGGAYAVSCVTAGAAPCDASPVTDPATRAPFSVGLAYGVTVSGATVDFDVHGRPSAGATFTLSGAGATDRTVALSVLTGFVAVTP; encoded by the coding sequence ATGGCCCGCGCCCGCACCCACCGGAGCCCGCCGGCCGGTTTCACGCTGGTCGAGCTCGTCGTCATCCTGCTCATCATCTCCATCATCGCGGTCTACGCCGCCGTCACCACCCCCTCGAATGCCGAAGCCACGCTCTCGCAGCAGGCACACCTCCTCGCGCGGCACCTCCGGCACGCGCAGACGCTCGCGATGACCTGGGGGCGGCCGCTTCGCCTGACGGCGGGCGGTGGCGCTTACGCCGTGTCGTGCGTCACCGCCGGAGCGGCGCCCTGCGATGCGAGTCCGGTCACCGACCCGGCGACCCGCGCGCCCTTCAGCGTCGGCCTCGCCTACGGCGTGACCGTATCCGGGGCGACGGTCGATTTCGACGTTCACGGGCGGCCGAGCGCCGGCGCGACCTTCACGCTCTCCGGTGCCGGCGCGACCGATCGCACGGTCGCCCTCAGCGTCCTCACGGGGTTCGTCGCGGTAACGCCATGA
- a CDS encoding type IV pilus modification PilV family protein, with product MKRGRGFSLIELVIIIVVLSLGLVGLTALFGQTVGSVDTNDRIGVAAQAAQRCAEHVLARRRVDSAVGYAGVASGLCAALPAYAGFTATDSVVAYAGAGCPGGANCKQVTVTASDGSTSRSLHLLVVDY from the coding sequence ATGAAGCGCGGGCGCGGCTTCTCCCTGATCGAGCTCGTCATCATCATCGTCGTGCTGAGCCTCGGCCTGGTCGGGCTCACCGCGCTCTTCGGTCAAACGGTCGGTTCGGTGGACACGAACGACCGGATCGGCGTGGCCGCGCAGGCGGCGCAACGTTGCGCCGAGCACGTACTGGCCCGCCGGCGCGTGGATTCGGCGGTCGGCTATGCCGGGGTCGCCTCCGGGTTGTGCGCGGCTCTCCCCGCCTACGCCGGCTTCACCGCGACGGATTCCGTCGTCGCCTACGCCGGCGCAGGCTGCCCGGGTGGCGCCAACTGCAAACAGGTCACGGTGACGGCGAGCGACGGGTCGACCAGCCGGAGCCTCCATCTGCTGGTGGTGGATTACTGA
- a CDS encoding PilW family protein, with protein MPASFEPIGRCRRTAGFTLVELVMTLIILGVLAAVAAPILFGGFRVFSVSTADLHTLDKLRYATERMARELREVQHTGVSYVLAMAGATTSSVTFTKNDGTVVTLNGSAPPALTLTYAGVGVATLTDQVAAGGALFTGYAIDGVTTTNDPAQIAFVEITLSLQRPPDNVTTFSQRTRVALRNQP; from the coding sequence ATGCCCGCCTCCTTCGAACCCATCGGGCGCTGCCGGCGGACGGCGGGTTTCACGCTCGTGGAACTGGTCATGACGCTGATCATCCTGGGCGTCCTTGCCGCCGTGGCGGCGCCGATCCTGTTCGGCGGATTCCGCGTGTTCAGCGTCAGCACCGCGGACCTGCACACCCTGGACAAGCTGCGGTACGCGACCGAGCGCATGGCCCGAGAGCTGCGCGAGGTGCAGCACACGGGCGTGTCGTACGTACTGGCGATGGCCGGGGCGACGACGTCGAGCGTGACCTTCACCAAGAACGACGGGACCGTCGTCACCCTGAACGGCAGCGCCCCGCCCGCGCTCACGCTGACCTACGCGGGCGTCGGCGTCGCCACGCTCACCGATCAGGTGGCCGCCGGCGGCGCCCTCTTCACCGGCTACGCGATCGACGGGGTGACGACCACCAACGATCCGGCGCAGATCGCCTTCGTGGAGATCACGCTGTCGCTGCAGCGCCCGCCCGACAACGTCACCACCTTCTCGCAGCGCACGCGGGTAGCGCTGCGCAACCAGCCATGA
- the pilM gene encoding type IV pilus biogenesis protein PilM codes for MFSLFAKKNGGSDLTGIGIDPDGVCLATVSHAPGRRPRLTACDFRPFDGATEGRARLLARVSAEHRLKRARCTTVLNEEDYKLLLTAAPDVPAQELRAALRWRIKDLIDFHINDATIDVFDLPVEQARGTPREMYVVAARNQAIQQRVECLQEAGISLDVVDIRELCQRNVAALLPEDANGVVLLSLQARTGLLTLTRHGLLYLARPLAVGLEALRRDETRDDCLGQIALEVQRSLDYYESHFRQPPIRHLVVAPLGEPVYGLTDHLAGNLNTQVAELDMHAIVECDPTIPPEWQARCLPALGAALRQEVRAL; via the coding sequence GTGTTTTCGCTGTTTGCGAAGAAGAATGGCGGCTCGGATCTCACCGGGATCGGCATAGACCCGGACGGCGTCTGCCTCGCCACCGTTTCTCATGCGCCGGGACGACGGCCGCGCCTGACCGCCTGCGACTTCCGGCCGTTCGACGGCGCGACCGAAGGCCGGGCGCGGCTGCTCGCGCGCGTCAGCGCCGAGCATCGGCTCAAGCGGGCACGCTGCACCACGGTGCTCAACGAAGAGGATTACAAGCTGCTCCTGACCGCCGCTCCCGACGTGCCGGCCCAGGAGCTGCGGGCGGCGCTGCGCTGGCGAATCAAGGACCTGATCGATTTTCACATCAACGACGCCACGATCGACGTCTTCGACCTTCCCGTCGAGCAGGCGCGCGGTACGCCGCGCGAGATGTACGTGGTGGCGGCGCGCAACCAGGCGATCCAGCAGCGCGTGGAGTGCCTGCAGGAAGCGGGTATTTCGCTCGACGTAGTCGACATTCGCGAGCTCTGCCAGCGCAACGTCGCGGCGCTCCTGCCCGAGGACGCGAATGGCGTCGTACTGCTGTCTCTTCAGGCGCGGACGGGGTTGCTGACGCTGACCCGGCATGGGCTGCTGTATCTCGCGCGTCCGCTTGCCGTCGGGCTCGAGGCGTTGCGCCGCGACGAAACGCGAGACGACTGTCTGGGGCAGATCGCGCTCGAGGTGCAACGCTCGCTCGATTACTACGAGAGCCATTTCCGGCAGCCTCCGATCCGGCACCTGGTCGTCGCCCCTCTCGGCGAGCCCGTGTACGGACTGACCGATCATCTGGCCGGGAACCTGAACACCCAGGTTGCCGAGCTGGACATGCACGCGATCGTCGAGTGCGACCCCACGATCCCGCCCGAATGGCAGGCGCGGTGCCTGCCTGCCCTCGGCGCCGCGTTGCGCCAGGAGGTCCGGGCGCTGTGA
- a CDS encoding PilN domain-containing protein — protein sequence MISQQVNLYHPIFRKQEKRFSARAMVQAVLVVLAGIVLMYGYAWWQVGSLRSELARAERDRAAAAQRLEALNTRVAGRRADAVLEQERRDLELRLAAREQIQALLARETLGDQQGTSRYFAALARQSLSGLWLTGFTITGGGDSLTLTGRATRPELLPEYLERLSGEQALAGKRFEVFQMQRPDRTTKSGASHPADYVEFTVKTTGEVTDSPPAGGRS from the coding sequence GTGATCAGCCAGCAGGTCAACCTCTATCATCCGATCTTCCGCAAGCAGGAGAAGCGTTTCTCCGCGCGTGCGATGGTTCAGGCCGTGCTCGTGGTGCTGGCCGGCATCGTGCTGATGTACGGCTACGCTTGGTGGCAGGTCGGCTCGCTGCGAAGCGAGCTCGCTCGAGCGGAACGGGACCGAGCCGCGGCCGCGCAGCGCCTGGAGGCGCTCAATACCCGGGTCGCCGGACGACGCGCGGACGCCGTGCTCGAGCAGGAGCGGCGCGATCTCGAGCTGCGACTGGCAGCGCGCGAGCAGATTCAGGCGCTGCTGGCCCGCGAGACGCTCGGCGACCAGCAGGGCACGTCGCGCTATTTCGCCGCTCTCGCCCGCCAGAGCCTGTCCGGGCTCTGGCTCACGGGCTTCACCATCACCGGAGGCGGCGATTCGCTCACGCTTACCGGCCGCGCCACGCGTCCCGAGCTGCTCCCCGAGTACCTCGAGCGCCTGTCCGGCGAGCAGGCGCTCGCCGGCAAGCGCTTCGAGGTGTTCCAGATGCAGCGGCCGGACCGGACCACGAAGAGCGGCGCCTCGCATCCGGCCGACTACGTCGAGTTCACGGTCAAGACGACGGGCGAGGTTACGGATTCGCCGCCCGCGGGGGGCCGGTCATGA